Proteins encoded by one window of Sulfurospirillum barnesii SES-3:
- the rplI gene encoding 50S ribosomal protein L9, which produces MKVLLIKDVKDLGKKGELKEVKDGYGQNFLIGKGFALLATNEVLRKYESDQRKKAAQDAEELANLKSIEKKIAELKLTLKRKLGANGSLFGAVTKDEIAHELKDQYGIEIDKKMVEMEHPIKTTGNFDISIKLGHGIHAKLALIIIGE; this is translated from the coding sequence ATGAAAGTTTTATTGATTAAAGATGTTAAAGACCTTGGAAAAAAAGGTGAACTTAAAGAGGTAAAAGATGGCTACGGTCAAAACTTTTTAATTGGTAAAGGCTTTGCGCTTTTAGCTACCAATGAGGTACTTCGTAAATACGAATCTGATCAGCGCAAAAAAGCAGCACAAGATGCTGAAGAGCTTGCTAATTTAAAAAGTATTGAGAAAAAAATCGCCGAATTAAAACTTACACTAAAACGAAAACTAGGCGCTAATGGAAGTTTATTTGGTGCTGTAACCAAAGACGAAATTGCCCATGAGCTTAAAGACCAATATGGCATTGAAATCGATAAAAAAATGGTTGAGATGGAACATCCTATCAAAACTACTGGCAATTTTGACATTAGCATCAAGCTAGGGCATGGTATTCATGCTAAATTAGCGTTGATTATTATCGGAGAATAA
- a CDS encoding argininosuccinate synthase produces MKKNVKKVVLAYSGGLDTSIILKWLQDEYKCEVVTFTADIGQGEELEPARKKAISLGIKPENIFIEDLKEEFVKDYVFPMFRANAIYEGEYLLGTSIARPLIAKRQAEIAALVGADGVSHGATGKGNDQVRFEMGYLSMNSDLVIIAPWREWDLNSREKLLAYAEKNGISIEKKPGKSPYSMDANLLHISYEGLVLENPNAEPEEDMWRWTVSPEKAPDVAEVIEITYEKGDPVALNGVTLSPATMLTKLNELGCKHGIGRTDIVENRFVGMKSRGCYETPGGTIMLRAHRAIESITLDREAAHFKDEIMPRYAKTIYNGFWFSPEREMMQAAIDKSQESVNGTVKLKLYKGNVSVIGRDSKTNNLFNEAFCTFEEDEVYNQKDAEGFIKLNALRFIISGKNRKKQGKA; encoded by the coding sequence ATGAAAAAAAATGTCAAAAAAGTCGTTTTAGCCTATTCTGGAGGTCTTGATACCAGTATTATTTTGAAATGGCTCCAAGATGAGTATAAATGCGAAGTGGTTACTTTTACGGCTGATATTGGTCAAGGTGAAGAGTTGGAGCCTGCACGCAAAAAAGCGATCTCTTTGGGCATAAAGCCAGAAAATATTTTTATTGAAGATTTAAAAGAAGAATTTGTTAAAGACTATGTATTTCCTATGTTTAGAGCCAATGCAATTTATGAGGGTGAATACCTTTTAGGAACGTCTATTGCACGTCCACTCATTGCAAAACGTCAAGCAGAAATTGCAGCCCTTGTTGGTGCGGATGGCGTGAGTCATGGTGCAACGGGTAAAGGGAATGATCAAGTCCGTTTTGAGATGGGGTATCTTAGTATGAATTCCGATTTGGTGATTATTGCGCCATGGCGTGAGTGGGATTTAAACTCTCGTGAAAAATTATTGGCATATGCAGAGAAAAATGGCATTAGCATCGAGAAAAAGCCAGGTAAATCACCCTACTCTATGGATGCAAATCTCCTTCATATCTCGTATGAGGGATTGGTACTTGAAAACCCTAATGCAGAGCCAGAAGAAGATATGTGGCGATGGACAGTAAGCCCTGAAAAAGCACCTGATGTTGCTGAAGTCATTGAAATCACCTATGAAAAAGGCGATCCCGTTGCATTGAACGGCGTTACACTAAGCCCTGCAACTATGCTTACCAAACTTAATGAGTTGGGTTGTAAACATGGGATTGGTCGTACGGACATCGTTGAAAACCGCTTTGTGGGTATGAAAAGTAGAGGGTGCTATGAAACACCAGGTGGTACGATTATGCTTCGAGCACACCGTGCGATTGAGAGCATTACGCTGGATCGTGAAGCGGCACACTTTAAAGATGAGATTATGCCTCGCTATGCAAAAACAATTTACAACGGTTTTTGGTTCTCACCAGAGCGTGAAATGATGCAAGCAGCGATTGACAAATCACAAGAGAGCGTCAACGGCACGGTTAAACTCAAACTTTACAAAGGTAATGTTTCTGTGATTGGAAGAGATTCGAAAACCAACAATCTTTTCAATGAAGCATTTTGTACGTTTGAAGAAGATGAAGTCTATAACCAAAAAGATGCAGAAGGGTTTATTAAACTCAACGCACTTCGCTTTATTATTAGCGGTAAAAATAGAAAAAAACAAGGCAAAGCATAA
- a CDS encoding rhodanese-like domain-containing protein, giving the protein MDLPDEWSEEALMNLVQTLTKSLEVTPETLHVMLNLRAQGKLNFLLVDIREIYEYTQLSIKGTDLLLPTSTIHLHMEQLKKLHGTLLIFYCRSANRTLQLLHILKRMGFSNIAHLHGGIIEYKGEKIKNAPLPKNIRTEGK; this is encoded by the coding sequence ATGGATTTACCAGATGAATGGAGTGAAGAAGCCCTTATGAATTTAGTACAAACGCTCACAAAGAGCTTAGAAGTCACGCCTGAAACATTACATGTAATGCTCAATTTAAGAGCACAAGGAAAGCTTAATTTTTTACTGGTTGATATTCGAGAAATATACGAATATACACAGCTCAGTATCAAAGGAACGGATCTCTTGCTTCCTACATCAACCATTCACCTTCACATGGAGCAGCTTAAAAAGCTCCATGGTACTTTGCTTATTTTTTATTGTAGAAGTGCCAACCGAACACTGCAACTGTTACATATTTTAAAGCGTATGGGCTTTTCAAATATTGCCCATTTGCATGGGGGCATTATTGAGTATAAAGGTGAAAAAATCAAAAATGCCCCACTTCCAAAAAATATTAGAACTGAAGGAAAATAA
- the tsaE gene encoding tRNA (adenosine(37)-N6)-threonylcarbamoyltransferase complex ATPase subunit type 1 TsaE yields the protein MRESFDIVCDIAHLDVLAEEIKASLGDAGVLLLRGNLASGKTTFVKAFAKQLGIKEAIASPTFSILHEYEDKLFHYDIYQCGTEGFLKSGLIEKFDCKGYHLVEWGEGEFENLLRHFGIAYGTIDITPNDLKRHYKVKIHAYA from the coding sequence ATGAGAGAATCCTTTGATATTGTGTGTGATATAGCACACCTAGATGTTTTAGCAGAGGAGATAAAAGCGAGTTTGGGTGATGCTGGTGTCTTACTTTTACGGGGTAATCTTGCGAGTGGGAAAACCACTTTTGTCAAAGCTTTTGCAAAACAGTTGGGTATTAAAGAGGCTATTGCTTCACCTACCTTCTCGATTTTACATGAATACGAAGACAAACTTTTTCACTATGATATATATCAATGTGGTACAGAGGGATTCTTAAAAAGTGGTCTTATTGAGAAGTTTGATTGTAAAGGCTACCATTTGGTGGAATGGGGAGAAGGTGAATTTGAAAACCTTTTACGCCATTTTGGCATTGCTTATGGTACTATTGACATTACACCCAATGATTTAAAACGACATTACAAGGTTAAGATTCATGCATACGCTTAA
- the trpD gene encoding anthranilate phosphoribosyltransferase, with translation MTYQEAYERFDALFENQLSSEEAARFLVELYERGERFEEIAAAAQVMREHSIKLNIPEKLKSQIIDIVGTGGDKSGSFNISTTTSIVLASLGCKVAKHGSGSATSLSGSADVLKALGLNLSLTPEKQVKMLEECGFVFMFAMNHHPCMKHIMPIRRSLSHRTIFNMLGPLANPAGAQKQVIGVFHVDYIERFAQALNALGTSKSMVISSLDGLDEVSICSLTRYIMIENETMHEGEIDPQAYGFKLAPLEAIRGGESVENAEITRAILRGDEKGAKRDIVLLNGACALMVDGKARDMQEGLEMMKEALESKKAWDKLGEIIKLSYLI, from the coding sequence ATGACTTATCAAGAAGCTTATGAAAGATTTGATGCATTATTTGAGAATCAGTTAAGTTCTGAAGAGGCGGCACGTTTTTTAGTAGAGTTATATGAACGAGGCGAACGTTTTGAAGAGATAGCAGCTGCAGCACAAGTAATGCGAGAACACAGTATAAAATTAAATATCCCCGAAAAATTAAAATCCCAAATCATTGACATCGTAGGTACAGGTGGAGATAAAAGTGGGTCTTTTAATATCTCCACAACCACTTCCATTGTTTTAGCAAGCCTTGGATGCAAGGTAGCCAAACATGGTAGTGGTTCAGCTACTTCTCTTTCGGGGAGTGCTGATGTGCTTAAAGCGTTGGGTCTCAATCTTAGTTTGACGCCAGAAAAACAAGTAAAAATGCTTGAAGAGTGTGGGTTTGTCTTTATGTTCGCTATGAATCATCACCCGTGCATGAAACATATTATGCCCATTCGAAGAAGCCTCTCCCATCGCACCATTTTTAATATGCTAGGTCCTTTAGCCAACCCAGCAGGAGCGCAAAAACAGGTTATCGGTGTTTTTCATGTAGATTATATTGAACGTTTTGCTCAAGCATTAAATGCTTTGGGTACCAGTAAAAGTATGGTTATTAGTTCACTTGATGGTTTGGATGAAGTCAGTATTTGTTCGCTTACACGTTATATTATGATTGAAAATGAGACGATGCATGAGGGGGAAATTGACCCTCAAGCGTATGGTTTTAAACTTGCACCACTTGAGGCGATTCGAGGCGGAGAGAGTGTGGAAAATGCTGAAATCACCCGTGCTATTTTACGGGGCGATGAAAAAGGTGCAAAGCGTGATATTGTACTTTTAAATGGGGCATGTGCTTTGATGGTGGATGGTAAAGCCAGAGATATGCAAGAAGGCCTTGAAATGATGAAAGAGGCACTTGAGAGTAAAAAAGCATGGGATAAGCTTGGAGAAATAATCAAGCTTTCGTATCTTATATGA
- a CDS encoding adenylosuccinate lyase has protein sequence MHLSLTHDMLAITIEEDSKTFYYLQNIADKNFKKKIGRKEKMIIFKEEDEIVQRRYFLKLLSKIYLRKTNDYENAITIEEALEKSIKISLLKPNQLLQKMNIQLVIEDNYAVVFHLGSHNTLFASYLKSYFKDHLVRIRPKNGTITLYPNSDETVRLLEKLLEQKELFGCFVAFNYQEEALLSYKKSFVTKRLKRSRHNALFSLLEEYFGILGCKVEDSFEMIRRNYLSLVKKYHPDSCGLYDGDLHVKYVAKFQEIQYAYEMLKMHFRHAEIKIA, from the coding sequence ATGCACCTTTCATTGACACACGACATGTTAGCCATCACGATTGAGGAAGATTCAAAAACATTTTATTATTTGCAAAACATTGCCGATAAAAACTTTAAAAAGAAGATTGGACGTAAAGAGAAGATGATCATCTTTAAAGAAGAGGATGAGATCGTTCAGCGTCGTTATTTTTTAAAGTTACTGAGTAAAATTTATTTGCGTAAAACAAATGATTATGAAAACGCCATCACTATTGAAGAAGCACTTGAGAAGAGTATTAAGATTTCACTTTTAAAGCCAAATCAACTTTTACAAAAAATGAATATTCAGCTTGTGATTGAGGATAATTATGCTGTTGTTTTTCATCTAGGTTCACACAATACTCTGTTTGCTTCTTATCTTAAGAGCTATTTTAAAGACCATTTGGTCAGAATTCGTCCAAAAAATGGAACCATTACCCTTTATCCAAATTCGGATGAAACCGTACGTCTTTTAGAAAAACTTTTGGAACAAAAAGAACTTTTTGGTTGTTTTGTTGCGTTTAACTATCAAGAAGAAGCCTTACTCTCGTATAAAAAAAGTTTTGTAACAAAACGCTTAAAACGAAGCCGCCATAATGCACTTTTTTCACTTCTTGAAGAATATTTTGGAATTTTAGGGTGCAAAGTGGAGGACTCTTTTGAGATGATTCGACGTAATTATCTCTCGTTGGTTAAGAAATACCATCCTGATAGTTGTGGGCTTTACGATGGTGATTTACATGTAAAGTATGTAGCAAAGTTTCAAGAGATTCAATACGCCTATGAAATGTTAAAAATGCATTTTAGGCATGCTGAGATAAAAATTGCTTAA
- a CDS encoding RNA polymerase factor sigma-54, giving the protein MKLRVSGTQTTKQKFSSTLRGWLPILQANLDNLMETLEPFVQENPFITVTSGSEVVEKKFEKKNFFQEASKTSVSGTIEALTLDKKSLFQTLHEQINPPLFPTEKSQRIAYEIIENINAEGYFEADALHEIAQKLHVKSEEVEKIQQRFAYLEPLGVGALDLKETFLFQLQELSLEETLYENVEKLILNFESIESFNKEPLFHESLSVIKHFRNPPAIDFMEETKEVIPDIFIYPVDEGIEVRLNDAYYPEVMIDTEGLDENHSFVSQKIKEAKDLVDALEMRKATLYKIGLMIIEYQYDFFFGKAIKPMKLKDLADDLGRNPSTISRAIAGKYLSCSRGIIPLKQFFATALEEDISNSAIKEYMLELVKYENKIKPLSDLKLLECIETKFNIKMVRRTITKYRQQFNIASSSERKKLYTLTY; this is encoded by the coding sequence TTGAAACTTAGGGTTTCTGGTACACAAACCACCAAACAAAAGTTTTCCTCAACCCTTCGAGGTTGGCTTCCTATTTTACAAGCCAATCTTGATAATCTCATGGAAACACTTGAACCTTTTGTACAAGAAAATCCTTTTATCACTGTGACCTCAGGTTCAGAAGTGGTTGAAAAAAAATTTGAAAAGAAAAACTTTTTTCAAGAAGCTTCTAAAACATCTGTCTCTGGGACGATTGAAGCCCTAACTTTGGATAAAAAATCACTCTTTCAAACGCTTCATGAGCAAATTAATCCACCTCTTTTCCCCACAGAAAAATCGCAACGCATTGCTTATGAAATTATTGAAAATATTAATGCTGAGGGATATTTTGAAGCAGATGCTCTCCATGAAATTGCTCAGAAGTTACATGTAAAAAGTGAGGAAGTGGAAAAAATACAACAACGCTTTGCCTATCTCGAGCCTTTAGGGGTTGGAGCACTTGATCTGAAAGAGACTTTTTTATTTCAATTACAAGAGCTTAGCCTTGAAGAAACGCTGTATGAAAATGTTGAAAAGTTGATTTTAAATTTTGAATCCATTGAGTCATTTAATAAAGAACCTTTATTTCACGAGTCCTTAAGTGTGATTAAACATTTTCGCAATCCGCCTGCCATTGATTTTATGGAAGAGACCAAAGAAGTGATTCCTGATATTTTTATTTATCCAGTGGATGAAGGAATTGAAGTCAGACTCAATGATGCGTATTATCCTGAGGTCATGATTGATACAGAAGGGTTAGATGAAAATCATAGTTTTGTCTCACAAAAGATTAAAGAGGCAAAAGATTTGGTAGATGCTTTAGAGATGCGAAAAGCAACGCTGTATAAAATTGGTTTGATGATTATCGAGTATCAGTACGATTTTTTCTTTGGAAAAGCAATTAAGCCTATGAAACTCAAAGACCTTGCGGATGATTTGGGGCGCAATCCTTCTACTATTTCACGAGCTATTGCTGGGAAATACCTCTCATGTTCTCGTGGTATTATTCCTTTAAAACAATTTTTTGCAACTGCCCTTGAAGAAGATATTTCCAACAGCGCTATTAAAGAGTATATGCTTGAACTTGTGAAGTATGAAAATAAAATAAAACCACTCAGTGACCTAAAGCTTTTAGAATGTATTGAAACAAAATTTAACATAAAAATGGTGAGGCGTACCATTACAAAGTATCGCCAGCAGTTTAATATTGCAAGTTCTTCAGAACGTAAAAAACTCTATACGCTCACCTATTAA
- the lptB gene encoding LPS export ABC transporter ATP-binding protein, which translates to MHTLKVQQLEKTIKKTQIIQGVSLEVHSGEVVGLLGPNGAGKTTMFYMICGLIEPSSGEIYFDNQNVTKIPLHVRAKLGIGYLPQESSIFKDLSVEDNIMLAAEIVFSNKEEAMKRVEELLNLLNIEPIRKRNGVSLSGGERRRCEIARSLVLQPKFLLLDEPFAGVDPIAVSDIQSIVQDLSKLGIGVLITDHNVRETLAICDRAYVLKDGALLASGNSEEVSQNKLVKTYYLGEDFRF; encoded by the coding sequence ATGCATACGCTTAAAGTTCAGCAGTTAGAAAAAACAATTAAAAAAACACAGATTATTCAAGGGGTATCCCTTGAGGTTCACAGCGGAGAAGTTGTAGGACTTTTAGGCCCTAATGGTGCGGGTAAAACAACGATGTTTTATATGATTTGTGGTCTTATTGAACCTAGTTCGGGAGAAATATATTTTGACAACCAAAATGTAACTAAAATTCCTTTACATGTAAGAGCAAAATTAGGTATTGGCTATTTACCACAAGAGTCCAGTATTTTTAAAGATTTAAGTGTGGAAGATAATATTATGCTTGCTGCTGAGATTGTTTTTTCCAACAAAGAAGAGGCGATGAAACGTGTCGAGGAGTTACTTAATCTTTTAAATATTGAGCCGATTCGAAAACGAAACGGTGTGAGTTTAAGTGGTGGAGAGAGAAGACGGTGTGAGATTGCTCGTTCGCTTGTGTTACAACCCAAATTTTTACTGCTTGATGAGCCTTTTGCAGGTGTTGATCCTATTGCGGTTTCAGATATTCAAAGTATCGTTCAAGACCTTTCAAAACTAGGTATTGGTGTCTTAATTACCGACCACAATGTCCGAGAAACACTGGCTATTTGTGATAGGGCGTATGTGCTCAAAGATGGAGCACTTCTTGCCAGTGGAAACAGTGAAGAAGTTTCTCAAAATAAATTGGTTAAAACCTATTATCTTGGCGAAGATTTTCGGTTTTAA
- a CDS encoding RNA-binding S4 domain-containing protein — MRVDKYLNSVNLTKRRAVSEDMCKNGVVSINGIVVKPAKDVKVGDIITLTYLEKTMKYEVLQIPETKTIPKTKQNEYVREVQ, encoded by the coding sequence ATGCGTGTTGATAAATATTTAAACAGTGTAAATCTGACAAAGCGCCGAGCGGTTTCTGAAGATATGTGCAAGAATGGCGTTGTAAGCATCAATGGTATTGTGGTCAAACCTGCCAAAGATGTCAAAGTAGGGGATATTATTACCCTTACCTATTTAGAAAAAACAATGAAGTATGAAGTCTTGCAAATTCCTGAGACAAAAACGATTCCAAAAACGAAACAAAATGAGTATGTAAGGGAAGTTCAATGA